A region from the Plasmodium berghei ANKA genome assembly, chromosome: 9 genome encodes:
- a CDS encoding BIR protein translates to MDNDICSNFDILRDYIPDELGGTPKSELKNISNYKNYCPNDNCDTELEKITIGFLWLLEQCFSTFINKNHNENNTNAYFIYIILWLSYQLNQRTYYKSTPINDFYNEHVKNSDKYKSILTDSYRIGNLKEFMDEQYYLLDINIEDLSKFYGAFKVLCEMYTGFEANMSNCTQCSDKANQFVEKCKDLIKNSDITSNSSYNELLSTLSTDYDNFKIYCNNKGVNCENFPTLPTYSRRSVIKKIIISIAFIFVAVAIFFGIAYKYSLFGFRKRALKQYLREKIKNIKKRMNY, encoded by the exons ATGGATAATGATATa TGTTCAAACTTTGATATTTTGAGGGATTATATACCCGATGAATTAGGCGGTACACCAAAATCTGaacttaaaaatattagtaattacaaaaattattgcCCTAATGATAACTGCGATACTGAACTCGAAAAAATTACGATTGGATTTTTATGGTTACTTGAACAATGTTTTTCTAcattcataaataaaaatcataatgaaaataatactaatgcatattttatatatattattttatggtTAAGCTACCAATTAAATCAAAGAACATATTACAAATCCACCCCAATAAAcgatttttataatgaacatgtaaaaaatagtgataaatataaaagtattTTAACTGATTCCTATAGAATTGGAAATCTTAAGGAATTCATGGATgaacaatattatttactGGATATTAATATTGAAGATCTGTCTAAATTTTATGGTGCATTTAAAGTATTATGTGAAATGTATACTGGATTTGAAGCAAACATGTCAAATTGCACACAATGTTCGGATAAAGCTAATCAATTTGTTGAAAAATGTAAAGAtcttattaaaaattctGATATTACTAGTAATAGTTCCTATAATGAACTATTGTCTACTTTATCAACTgattatgataattttaaaatttattgtaATAACAAAGGTGTTAATTGTGAAAATTTTCCAACCCTTCCAACATATTCACGAAGATcagtaataaaaaagattataatttcaattgcatttatatttgttgcAGTAGCAATTTTCTTTGGAATTGCTTATaag tattcGTTATTTGGATTTCGGAAACGAGCTctaaaacaatatttaagagaaaaaattaaaaatataaagaagagaatgaattattaa
- a CDS encoding BIR protein: MNKKVCERFKNVWTNFTYESSNKNYQIKNDNDFKQYCSNQNCVNELEKISAGCLYLFNEFFKDSSVFNSVAKSNIDIVEYIIIWLSYMLNLKPPGSKSNLKHFYDTNINNDKYTKSIDNVEGCSNYKELIDKTNLMNMDIKDISKFYEVFKLLCEMYTEFDENTSDCAKYIAKSNDLFAKYEKLKIDSNITNNNLGCKLLSTLSNDYNNFKMKCKDSSSFPTIEKKQTSAQFSEDTSSSSSIVSKSVLFLSVLVAIAIFLGISYKYSLFGRRKRAQKQYLREKIKNIKKRMNH; encoded by the exons ATGAATAAGAAAGTg TGTGAAAGGTTCAAGAATGTTTGGACGAATTTTACATATGAATCGAGTAATAAAAACtatcaaattaaaaatgataatgattTCAAACAGTATTGTAGTAATCAAAATTGTGTTAATGAGCTCGAAAAAATTAGTGCTGgatgtttatatttgtttaatgAATTCTTTAAGGATTCTTCTGTCTTTAATTCTGTTGCAAAAAGTAACATCGATATTGTTGaatacattattatatggtTAAGTTATATGTTAAACCTAAAACCACCAGGATCTAAGAGCaatttaaaacatttttatgacacaaatataaataatgataagtATACAAAGTCTATAGACAATGTTGAAGGCTGTAGTAATTATAAGGAACTTATAGATAAAACAAATCTGATGAATATGGATATTAAAGATATatctaaattttatgaagtatttaaattattatgtgaAATGTATACTGAATTTGATGAAAACACGTCAGATTGCGCGAAATATATAGCAAAATCTAATGATTTGTTTgcaaaatatgaaaaactTAAGATCGATTCTAATATTACTAATAATAATCTTGGTTGTAAATTATTGTCTACGCTGTCaaatgattataataattttaaaatgaaatgTAAAGATAGTTCATCCTTTCCAacaatagaaaaaaaacaaacttCTGCACAATTTTCTGAAGATACATCATCAAGTTCGTCGATAGTAAGCAAATCGGTTCTATTTTTATCGGTATTAGTTGCAatagctatttttttaggaATTTCTTATaag tattcGTTATTTGGACGTCGGAAACGAGCtcaaaaacaatatttaagagaaaaaataaaaaatataaagaagagaatgaatcattaa